A single genomic interval of Camelina sativa cultivar DH55 chromosome 11, Cs, whole genome shotgun sequence harbors:
- the LOC104724030 gene encoding uncharacterized protein LOC104724030 isoform X2, with product MGWIWRKGVSVCKKVLAACFVLFSAPFLVPPLFVASTIALISSLPYFFFLASYVCIEKLMRKLLPATAFGGRCDHKVMLLSNKIGHGDEGIARVAISEPILVQIEEERTIAIAYREDEDMTKDLRSWLESIRDEGTTNQSLDRGISTKSFEDDRDKDQSIVRSDAKSENVRARLEDLLGTKQVSMTRHEGELKSTTTKAARGKDMENSSTAVKALYSEEQIWTKIEALRKVVGYSAARSTTYLEELKALYMFTGVEMPTSTLENQDIAKVTEGLSFLMSVIGIQ from the exons ATGGGTTGGATTTGGAGGAAAGGGGTCAGTGTGTGTAAGAAGGTTCTTGCAGCATGTTTTGTACTGTTTTCTGCACCATTTCTAGTTCCGCCACTCTTTGTTGCCTCCACAATCGCGTTGATCTCGTCCCTtccttattttttcttcttggcAAGCTATGTTTGTATTGAAAAGTTGATGAGAAAACTGCTTCCTGCTACGGCTTTTGGTGGAAGATGTGATCACAAAGTGATGCTACTCTCTAACAAGATCGGTCACGGTGATGAAGGCATAGCACGAGTGGCTATAAGTGAGCCGATTCTTGTTCAGATTGAGGAAGAGAGGACTATTGCAATAGCTTATagggaagatgaggatatgaCAAAAGATTTAAGGAGCTGGTTAGAGAGTATTAGAGATGAGGGTACAACTAATCAATCACTTGATAGAGGAATCTCTACAAAAAGTTTTGAAGATGATCGGGACAAAGATCAGTCGATAGTTCGTAGC GATGCCAAGTCAGAGAATGTTAGAGCACGACTTGAAGATCTTTTAGGAACGAAGCAAGTTTCTATGACTAGACATGAAG gGGAACTTAAGTCCACTACAACTAAAGCAGCTAGAGGGAAGGATATGGAAAATTCTTCAACTGCG GTGAAAGCGTTGTATAGCGAGGAACAAATATGGACGAAGATCGAGGCATTAAGGAAGGTAGTTGGCTATAGTGCTGCGAGGAGCACGACATATTTAGAAGAATTGAAGGCGCTTTACATGTTCACGGGTGTGGAAATGCCCACATCGACGTTGGAGAATCAAGACATTGCAAAAGTTACTGAGGGGCTTTCCTTTCTAATGTCCGTTATTGGAATACAATAG
- the LOC104724030 gene encoding uncharacterized protein LOC104724030 isoform X1: MEDGTRVDGKMGWIWRKGVSVCKKVLAACFVLFSAPFLVPPLFVASTIALISSLPYFFFLASYVCIEKLMRKLLPATAFGGRCDHKVMLLSNKIGHGDEGIARVAISEPILVQIEEERTIAIAYREDEDMTKDLRSWLESIRDEGTTNQSLDRGISTKSFEDDRDKDQSIVRSDAKSENVRARLEDLLGTKQVSMTRHEGELKSTTTKAARGKDMENSSTAVKALYSEEQIWTKIEALRKVVGYSAARSTTYLEELKALYMFTGVEMPTSTLENQDIAKVTEGLSFLMSVIGIQ, from the exons ATGGAAGATGGCACGAGAGTGGATGGGAAGATGGGTTGGATTTGGAGGAAAGGGGTCAGTGTGTGTAAGAAGGTTCTTGCAGCATGTTTTGTACTGTTTTCTGCACCATTTCTAGTTCCGCCACTCTTTGTTGCCTCCACAATCGCGTTGATCTCGTCCCTtccttattttttcttcttggcAAGCTATGTTTGTATTGAAAAGTTGATGAGAAAACTGCTTCCTGCTACGGCTTTTGGTGGAAGATGTGATCACAAAGTGATGCTACTCTCTAACAAGATCGGTCACGGTGATGAAGGCATAGCACGAGTGGCTATAAGTGAGCCGATTCTTGTTCAGATTGAGGAAGAGAGGACTATTGCAATAGCTTATagggaagatgaggatatgaCAAAAGATTTAAGGAGCTGGTTAGAGAGTATTAGAGATGAGGGTACAACTAATCAATCACTTGATAGAGGAATCTCTACAAAAAGTTTTGAAGATGATCGGGACAAAGATCAGTCGATAGTTCGTAGC GATGCCAAGTCAGAGAATGTTAGAGCACGACTTGAAGATCTTTTAGGAACGAAGCAAGTTTCTATGACTAGACATGAAG gGGAACTTAAGTCCACTACAACTAAAGCAGCTAGAGGGAAGGATATGGAAAATTCTTCAACTGCG GTGAAAGCGTTGTATAGCGAGGAACAAATATGGACGAAGATCGAGGCATTAAGGAAGGTAGTTGGCTATAGTGCTGCGAGGAGCACGACATATTTAGAAGAATTGAAGGCGCTTTACATGTTCACGGGTGTGGAAATGCCCACATCGACGTTGGAGAATCAAGACATTGCAAAAGTTACTGAGGGGCTTTCCTTTCTAATGTCCGTTATTGGAATACAATAG
- the LOC104724030 gene encoding uncharacterized protein LOC104724030 isoform X3, producing MGWIWRKGVSVCKKVLAACFVLFSAPFLVPPLFVASTIALISSLPYFFFLASYVCIEKLMRKLLPSTAFGGRCDHKVMLLSNKIGHGDEGIARVAISEPILVQIEEERTIAIAYREDEDMTKDLRSWLESIRDEGTTNQSLDRGISTKSFEDDRDKDQSIVPRDAKSENVRARLEDLLGTKQVSMTRHEGELKSTTTKAARGKDMENSSTAVKALYSEEQIWTKIEALRKVVGYSAARSTTYLEELKALYMFTGVEMPTSTLENQDIAKVTEGLSFLMSVIGIQ from the exons ATGGGTTGGATTTGGAGGAAAGGGGTCAGTGTGTGTAAGAAGGTTCTTGCAGCATGTTTTGTACTGTTTTCTGCACCATTTCTAGTTCCGCCACTCTTTGTTGCCTCCACAATCGCGTTGATCTCGTCCCTtccttattttttcttcttggcAAGCTATGTTTGTATTGAAAAGTTGATGAGAAAACTGCTTCCTTCTACGGCTTTTGGTGGAAGATGTGATCACAAAGTGATGCTACTCTCTAACAAGATCGGTCACGGTGATGAAGGCATAGCACGAGTGGCTATAAGTGAGCCGATTCTTGTTCAGATTGAGGAAGAGAGGACTATTGCAATAGCTTATagggaagatgaggatatgaCAAAAGATTTAAGGAGCTGGTTAGAGAGTATTAGAGATGAGGGTACAACTAATCAATCACTTGATAGAGGAATCTCTACAAAAAGTTTTGAAGATGATCGGGACAAAGATCAGTCGATAGTTCCTAGAGATGCCAAGTCAGAGAATGTTAGAGCACGACTTGAAGATCTTTTAGGAACGAAGCAAGTTTCTATGACTAGACATGAAG gGGAACTTAAGTCCACTACAACTAAAGCAGCTAGAGGGAAGGATATGGAAAATTCTTCAACTGCG GTGAAAGCGTTGTATAGCGAGGAACAAATATGGACGAAGATCGAGGCATTAAGGAAGGTAGTTGGCTATAGTGCTGCGAGGAGCACGACATATTTAGAAGAATTGAAGGCGCTTTACATGTTCACGGGTGTGGAAATGCCCACATCGACGTTGGAGAATCAAGACATTGCAAAAGTTACTGAGGGGCTTTCCTTTCTAATGTCCGTTATTGGAATACAATAG
- the LOC104724031 gene encoding beta-amyrin 28-oxidase-like isoform X2, with translation MYLKVIFLSISSIIISLLFLLRKHFSHFLYQNLPPGKIGFPSIGESLSFLSAGRRGHPEKFITDRVRRFYSSSSSCVFKTHLFGSPTAMVTGASGNKFLFTNENKLVVSWWPDSVNKIFPSSMQTSSKEEAKKLRMILSQFMKPEALRKYVGVMDEIAQRHFEMEWANQDQLIVFPLTKKFTFSIACRSLLSLDDPERVRQLREKFNTVAVGVFSIPIDLPGTRFNRAIKASRLLRKEVSAIIRQRKEELKDGKALEEKDILSHMLMNIGETKDEDLADKIIGVLIGGHDTASTVCTFIVNYLAEFPHIYQRVLQEQKEILNQKKEKGLRWEDIEKMRYSWNVACEVMRIVPPVPGTFREAIDHFSFKGFYIPKGWKLYWSATATHMNPDYFPEPERFDPNRFEGSGPKPYTYVPFGGGPRMCPGREYGRLEILIVMHNLVKRFKWELVSPKENKRVVDPLPIPSKGLPITIFPQS, from the exons atGTATTTGAAAGTCATATTCCTCTCCATTAGCTCCATTATTATTTCTCTCTTATTCCTCCTTAGAAAACATTTCTCACACTTCTTGTATCAAAACCTTCCTCCGGGAAAGATTGGTTTTCCCTCAATTGGAGAGAGTTTATCGTTCCTCTCTGCGGGCCGTCGAGGCCATCCAGAGAAGTTCATCACCGACCGAGTTCGTCGCTtctactcctcctcctcgtcaTGTGTCTTCAAGACCCACCTTTTTGGGTCTCCCACGGCGATGGTGACTGGTGCCTCTGGAAACAAGTTTCTATTCACCAACGAGAACAAGCTCGTGGTCTCGTGGTGGCCAGATTCTGTTAATAAGATATTCCCTTCTTCAATGCAGACGAGCTCCAAGGAAGAGGCCAAGAAGCTGAGGATGATTCTTTCGCAGTTCATGAAACCTGAGGCTTTGAGGAAATATGTAGGCGTTATGGATGAGATTGCTCAAAGACATTTTGAGATGGAATGGGCCAATCAAGACCAGCTCATTGTCTTCCCTCTCAccaaaaa GTTCACGTTTTCAATAGCATGCCGTTCGTTACTCAGCTTGGACGACCCCGAAAGAGTAAGGCAACTAAGAGAAAAATTCAATACGGTAGCGGTAGGGGTCTTCTCAATCCCGATAGACTTACCAGGAACACGGTTTAACCGAGCCATCAAGGCGTCGAGGTTACTCCGAAAAGAGGTTTCCGCGATCATAAGGCAGAGGAAAGAAGAGCTAAAAGATGGGAAAGCATTAGAGGAAAAagacatattatctcatatgttGATGAACATAGGAGAGACCAAAGACGAGGATTTGGCGGATAAGATTATTGGAGTGTTAATCGGAGGACACGACACAGCCAGTACTGTATGCacttttattgttaattatctTGCTGAATTCCCTCATATCTACCAACGTGTGCTACAAG AGCAAAAGGAGATACTAaaccagaagaaagaaaaaggattaaggTGGGAGGACATTGAGAAAATGAGATATTCATGGAATGTTGCATGTGAAGTGATGAGAATTGTTCCTCCTGTTCCTGGCACTTTTCGTGAAGCCATCGATCACTTCTCATTTAAGGGTTTTTACATCCCTAAAGGATGGAAG TTATATTGGAGTGCCACCGCGACACATATGAATCCAGACTACTTCCCAGAACCAGAGAGATTTGATCCAAACCGATTCGAAGGAAGTGGTCCGAAGCCTTATACATATGTTCCATTTGGAGGAGGGCCCAGAATGTGTCCAGGGAGAGAGTATGGTCGTCTAGAGATTCTTATAGTTATGCACAATCTTGTTAAGAGATTCAAGTGGGAATTAGTGTCTccaaaggaaaataaaagagtggttGATCCCTTGCCAATACCAAGCAAAGGTCTCCCTATTACAATTTTTCCTCAATCTTGA
- the LOC104724031 gene encoding beta-amyrin 28-oxidase-like isoform X1 produces MRLLKDILRWNGPIKTSSLSSLSPKIMFTFSIACRSLLSLDDPERVRQLREKFNTVAVGVFSIPIDLPGTRFNRAIKASRLLRKEVSAIIRQRKEELKDGKALEEKDILSHMLMNIGETKDEDLADKIIGVLIGGHDTASTVCTFIVNYLAEFPHIYQRVLQEQKEILNQKKEKGLRWEDIEKMRYSWNVACEVMRIVPPVPGTFREAIDHFSFKGFYIPKGWKLYWSATATHMNPDYFPEPERFDPNRFEGSGPKPYTYVPFGGGPRMCPGREYGRLEILIVMHNLVKRFKWELVSPKENKRVVDPLPIPSKGLPITIFPQS; encoded by the exons ATGAGATTGCTCAAAGACATTTTGAGATGGAATGGGCCAATCAAGACCAGCTCATTGTCTTCCCTCTCAccaaaaattat GTTCACGTTTTCAATAGCATGCCGTTCGTTACTCAGCTTGGACGACCCCGAAAGAGTAAGGCAACTAAGAGAAAAATTCAATACGGTAGCGGTAGGGGTCTTCTCAATCCCGATAGACTTACCAGGAACACGGTTTAACCGAGCCATCAAGGCGTCGAGGTTACTCCGAAAAGAGGTTTCCGCGATCATAAGGCAGAGGAAAGAAGAGCTAAAAGATGGGAAAGCATTAGAGGAAAAagacatattatctcatatgttGATGAACATAGGAGAGACCAAAGACGAGGATTTGGCGGATAAGATTATTGGAGTGTTAATCGGAGGACACGACACAGCCAGTACTGTATGCacttttattgttaattatctTGCTGAATTCCCTCATATCTACCAACGTGTGCTACAAG AGCAAAAGGAGATACTAaaccagaagaaagaaaaaggattaaggTGGGAGGACATTGAGAAAATGAGATATTCATGGAATGTTGCATGTGAAGTGATGAGAATTGTTCCTCCTGTTCCTGGCACTTTTCGTGAAGCCATCGATCACTTCTCATTTAAGGGTTTTTACATCCCTAAAGGATGGAAG TTATATTGGAGTGCCACCGCGACACATATGAATCCAGACTACTTCCCAGAACCAGAGAGATTTGATCCAAACCGATTCGAAGGAAGTGGTCCGAAGCCTTATACATATGTTCCATTTGGAGGAGGGCCCAGAATGTGTCCAGGGAGAGAGTATGGTCGTCTAGAGATTCTTATAGTTATGCACAATCTTGTTAAGAGATTCAAGTGGGAATTAGTGTCTccaaaggaaaataaaagagtggttGATCCCTTGCCAATACCAAGCAAAGGTCTCCCTATTACAATTTTTCCTCAATCTTGA
- the LOC104724032 gene encoding protein COFACTOR ASSEMBLY OF COMPLEX C SUBUNIT B CCB3, chloroplastic-like, which yields MTTVASGFVSFSPALLHAKSRRPFPNFRNRSPSLPTVSASLRSNVEADTTANLYSNIRETNSVSGLLHNSITLADLDPGTAKVAIGILGPALSAFGFLFIVRIVMSWYPKLPVDKFPYVLAYAPTEPILAQTRKVIPPLAGVDVTPVVWFGLLSFLSEILVGPQGLLVLVSQQQVS from the exons ATGACAACAGTTGCCTCCGGCTTCGTCTCTTTCTCGCCGGCGCTGCTCCAT GCGAAATCTCGTCGACCCTTTCCCAATTTCCGAAATCGCTCTCCGTCTCTTCCCACAGTTTCAGCATCACTGAGAAGCAACGTAGAAGCAGACACAACAGCAAACCTCTACTCCAACATACGAGAAACCAATTCGGTTTCGGGTTTGTTACATAACAGCATTACTCTGGCAGATTTAGATCCAGGAACCGCCAAGGTCGCGATTGGTATCTTAGGTCCAGCTTTATCTGCTTTTGGGTTTCTATTCATCGTGAGGATCGTCATGTCTTGGTACCCGAAACTCCCTGTCGACAAGTTCCCTTACGTTTTAGCTTACGCTCCGACCGAACCAATCCTTGCCCAGACTAGGAAAGTGATTCCGCCACTTGCGGGTGTTGATGTGACTCCTGTGGTTTGGTTCGGGCTTTTGAGTTTCCTTAGTGAGATTTTGGTTGGTCCACAGggacttcttgttcttgtttcccAACAACAAGTTAGCTAA